From a region of the Teredinibacter turnerae genome:
- the ligA gene encoding NAD-dependent DNA ligase LigA, with the protein MADSQAPSEAVIRRCNELHQLLNHHNRQYYLLDEPEIPDAEYDRLFHELKALEAEFPQLETADSPTQRVGAEPLKGFSPVQHEVPMLSLDNAFSEEDMQAFEKRIQDRLGSGAALEFACEPKFDGIAVSLLYRDGRLQRGATRGDGATGEDITQNVRTIGSVPLKLSGDNVPGVFEVRGEVVMPRAGFVKLNTIAQERGDKLFVNPRNAAAGALRQLDPAITAKRPLVFFAYSVGYVEGELPATHFGTLDLLEKLGFVVAGERALANGASGCLAYYRDLGEKRAGLGYDIDGIVFKVNDYGLQNRLGFVSRAPRWAIAHKFPAQEEMTVLNDVEFQVGRTGAVTPVARLEPVFVGGVTVSNATLHNRDEIERLGVKIGDQVVVRRAGDVIPQIVSVVLSARPQHAKEIVFPANCPVCGSQVEVLEGEAVARCTGGLVCAAQRKEAIKHFVSRTAMDIEGLGDKLVEQLVGLGHIEHIADIYRLEHEVLANMERMGDKSAQNVIDAIEKSKSTTLPRFLFALGIREVGQATARNIAQHFGMLKNLMAADEEALVAVDDVGPIVAHHIFDFFQQQGNREQIARLQEAGVHWPESAPVAAESLPLDGKTYVLTGTLETLSRDEAKEKLLALGAKVTGSVSKKTDCVVAGPGAGSKLAKAESLGIEVLDEAAFVALLDSF; encoded by the coding sequence ATGGCAGACAGTCAGGCCCCCTCCGAAGCCGTCATACGGCGTTGCAATGAGTTGCACCAGCTCCTTAATCACCACAACCGACAGTACTATTTGCTCGACGAACCGGAAATTCCGGATGCGGAGTACGATCGCCTGTTCCATGAACTGAAAGCGCTGGAAGCGGAATTTCCGCAGCTGGAAACCGCAGACTCGCCGACCCAGCGCGTCGGAGCAGAGCCGCTCAAAGGTTTCTCACCAGTGCAGCACGAAGTGCCTATGCTATCGCTGGACAATGCTTTCAGTGAAGAGGATATGCAGGCGTTCGAAAAGCGTATTCAAGACCGTTTAGGCTCGGGCGCAGCGCTTGAATTTGCGTGTGAACCCAAGTTCGACGGCATTGCGGTAAGCCTGTTGTATCGCGATGGGCGTTTGCAGCGCGGTGCTACGCGAGGTGATGGAGCGACCGGTGAAGATATAACTCAGAACGTGAGGACCATCGGCTCAGTGCCGCTTAAATTGAGCGGAGACAATGTTCCGGGGGTGTTTGAAGTGCGGGGCGAAGTTGTCATGCCGCGCGCTGGATTTGTCAAACTCAACACCATTGCGCAGGAACGCGGTGATAAGTTGTTTGTGAATCCGCGCAATGCCGCTGCTGGCGCCCTGCGGCAATTAGACCCGGCAATCACCGCCAAGCGGCCGCTGGTATTTTTCGCCTATAGCGTTGGCTATGTAGAGGGCGAACTCCCAGCGACACACTTCGGCACGTTAGATCTGCTGGAAAAGCTGGGTTTTGTGGTTGCAGGCGAGCGTGCGCTGGCGAACGGCGCCAGCGGATGTTTAGCCTATTATCGCGATTTGGGCGAAAAACGGGCGGGCCTTGGCTACGACATTGACGGCATCGTCTTCAAAGTGAACGACTATGGCCTACAGAATCGGCTCGGTTTTGTATCCCGAGCGCCGCGCTGGGCGATCGCGCACAAATTCCCTGCGCAAGAGGAAATGACAGTGCTCAATGACGTCGAGTTCCAGGTGGGCAGGACTGGCGCGGTAACTCCTGTAGCGAGGCTCGAGCCGGTGTTTGTCGGCGGCGTAACGGTGTCCAATGCGACCCTGCACAATCGGGATGAGATTGAGCGCCTGGGGGTAAAAATTGGGGACCAGGTGGTCGTGCGCCGGGCTGGGGACGTTATTCCACAAATCGTTTCGGTAGTCTTGTCTGCACGACCACAACACGCAAAGGAGATCGTCTTTCCTGCAAACTGCCCGGTGTGTGGCTCGCAAGTGGAAGTTCTGGAGGGCGAGGCGGTTGCGCGCTGTACAGGCGGGCTAGTGTGTGCCGCGCAGCGTAAAGAAGCGATCAAACACTTTGTCAGTCGCACCGCGATGGATATTGAGGGGCTCGGCGATAAACTGGTAGAGCAGCTCGTGGGGCTTGGTCACATCGAGCATATTGCAGACATCTATCGCTTGGAACACGAGGTACTGGCTAACATGGAGCGAATGGGTGACAAGTCTGCACAAAATGTCATCGATGCCATCGAAAAAAGTAAATCGACCACCTTGCCCCGGTTTCTGTTTGCACTGGGTATTCGAGAAGTGGGCCAGGCGACCGCTCGAAATATCGCACAGCATTTTGGTATGCTGAAAAACCTGATGGCAGCCGACGAAGAGGCGCTGGTAGCGGTGGATGATGTCGGGCCAATCGTCGCCCATCACATCTTTGACTTTTTCCAGCAGCAGGGTAACCGCGAGCAGATTGCGCGTTTGCAAGAGGCTGGCGTGCACTGGCCAGAGAGTGCTCCGGTCGCCGCGGAAAGTTTGCCGTTAGATGGCAAAACCTATGTGCTGACAGGTACGCTGGAAACACTGTCGCGCGATGAAGCAAAAGAAAAACTGCTGGCATTGGGGGCCAAGGTGACTGGAAGTGTATCGAAAAAAACGGATTGCGTCGTCGCTGGGCCTGGTGCTGGTTCCAAGCTGGCGAAAGCGGAAAGTCTGGGTATTGAGGTGCTCGACGAAGCCGCTTTTGTCGCGCTGCTCGA
- the zipA gene encoding cell division protein ZipA: MRDWLTVIIILLIAGITLDAFRRMRQARRESIRLSKNAALADKEDVRESSSEFPGGGPRVVGYRDEGDAQSITETLKRKHREKKTTVGAPNRIPEQVTLNLDEHVPMLMDPVESPEDEEREPLEPELGDLANLDDSVDSEERSHPPEPESTPTKKSKRAEKAMPDDDQDAVREPDEVLIINVMAKTGTRFDGQSLLAALMTADMKLGAMDIFHRHLREHGDGPILFSLANMVVPGTFNLSAMADFQTPGVSLFLSLPIPDDTLDDEELDGLSIRAFDTMAGTAKALAAALDGELKDENRSVMTQQTIEHARQRVVEYERKRKLARA, from the coding sequence ATGCGGGATTGGTTGACCGTCATTATTATTCTGTTAATTGCGGGTATCACACTCGATGCTTTTCGTCGTATGCGACAGGCGCGCCGTGAAAGCATAAGGCTGTCCAAAAACGCGGCACTGGCAGACAAAGAAGACGTGCGGGAGAGCTCCAGTGAATTCCCAGGGGGCGGACCCAGAGTGGTTGGTTATCGCGATGAAGGCGATGCGCAGTCGATCACTGAAACACTGAAGCGCAAGCATCGGGAGAAAAAAACCACAGTGGGCGCACCCAACCGGATTCCTGAGCAGGTCACGCTGAATCTGGACGAGCATGTACCCATGTTGATGGACCCGGTGGAATCTCCTGAGGACGAGGAGCGCGAGCCGCTCGAACCGGAACTCGGTGATCTTGCCAACCTGGACGACTCGGTAGACTCTGAGGAGCGATCACACCCACCAGAACCCGAGTCGACCCCAACGAAAAAATCAAAACGCGCCGAGAAGGCAATGCCAGACGATGATCAGGACGCGGTGCGAGAGCCGGACGAGGTTCTGATTATTAACGTCATGGCCAAGACGGGAACCCGGTTCGACGGGCAGTCATTGTTAGCGGCGTTGATGACCGCAGACATGAAACTGGGAGCGATGGATATTTTTCACCGCCATCTGCGCGAGCATGGTGATGGCCCGATCCTTTTCAGTCTGGCGAATATGGTGGTGCCGGGTACATTTAATTTATCGGCTATGGCTGATTTCCAGACCCCCGGTGTCAGTCTGTTTCTGAGTCTCCCCATACCCGACGACACCTTGGATGACGAAGAGCTGGATGGCTTAAGTATCCGCGCTTTCGACACCATGGCTGGCACCGCCAAAGCGCTCGCGGCGGCTCTGGATGGTGAGCTAAAAGACGAGAATCGCAGCGTAATGACGCAGCAGACTATCGAGCACGCGCGTCAGCGGGTGGTGGAATACGAACGCAAACGCAAACTCGCGCGAGCCTAG
- the smc gene encoding chromosome segregation protein SMC yields the protein MRLKCIKLAGFKSFVDPTTVTFPSNLCAVVGPNGCGKSNIIDAVRWVMGESSAKNLRGEAMTDVIFNGSGSRKPVGQASIELVFDNSDGTIRGEFAGYNEISVKRKVTRESQNFYYLNGNKCRRRDITDIFLGTGLGPRSYAIIEQGMISRLIEAKPEELRVYVEEAAGISKYKERRRDTENRMRRTHENLERLTDIREELDRQLSRLQRQAQAAEKYTEYKEEERQVKARLQARKYQNLHDKAETKSGQIRELELKVEAQVTEQVRVDSSIEKFREAFTEKSDAFSEIQGRFYAIGSDITRVEQTIKHAEERDRQLQVDIEQNNRDCQEAEEHLAADAAKAEGWEAELLEIQPELEDIQLNEEESANILAEAEEAMQEWQLEWDQFNQHAAAPRQQAEVQQSRIKYLEQVQTRLLERIERLEKERDNLDIGDSREEIEMMDEEVATLELTIEDSKLELETVSETVTTARDAQHSFTEQRDQLRSELQAARGRHASLETLQQAALTDSDGETTAWLESHELSGLQRLGENLEVEPGWEMAVETVLGASLQAVCAQRSLDSLSDALAQFNKGELVLLDSEASVPGGTGDLAGKVRSAVNLNGLLAGIYVADDLAAALAKRSQLTAAESVVTRDGIWLGSNWLKVAKDTDGAAGVIARQQELESLAEHIGILESQLEEVTEGLEQSREQLRNAEEKRETLRKDVDQQNRKFTELKTALGSKKAKVEQVLEGRQRAQRDIQDARTQMDAEGANLVDARTLLQEAILAMEEDTEKRETLMRRRDDIRGRLDSARQKARHDKDRSHELAMRHQSLKTQVEATRQGIQRLQDQMARMLERRETLRMALEETREPVEEQKLELEAYLEKRIAVEAEMGESRRAVEQVEAELREAEKARHAFESHIGELRTSLESARLDAQTLQVQQQGLVQQLTEMEFDLEALLENLQEGDTISDLEEALGKIGNRISRLGPINLAAIDEYKAESERKTYLDAQNEDLREALETLENAIKKIDRETRTRFKETFDQINSGLQELFPKVFGGGHAYLELTGEDMLDTGIAIMARPPGKKNSTIHLLSGGEKALTAIALVFSIFRLNPAPFCMLDEVDAPLDDANVGRYARMVEEMSSQVQFIYITHNKIAMEMAHQLMGVTMHEPGVSRMVTVDVEEAAELAAV from the coding sequence ATGCGTCTGAAATGTATCAAACTGGCTGGGTTTAAATCCTTTGTCGACCCCACCACGGTGACTTTCCCGAGCAACCTGTGTGCGGTGGTGGGCCCGAACGGCTGTGGTAAGTCGAATATTATCGACGCTGTGCGCTGGGTAATGGGAGAGTCATCGGCAAAAAACCTGCGTGGTGAGGCGATGACCGACGTTATTTTTAACGGTTCCGGCAGCCGTAAACCCGTCGGGCAAGCGTCTATTGAGCTGGTGTTCGACAATAGCGATGGCACCATTCGCGGTGAGTTTGCCGGCTACAACGAAATATCGGTTAAGCGTAAAGTTACCCGCGAAAGCCAGAATTTTTACTATTTGAACGGCAACAAGTGTCGTCGTCGAGACATCACCGATATTTTCCTTGGCACCGGCCTTGGCCCGCGCAGTTACGCCATTATTGAGCAAGGCATGATTTCGCGCCTTATCGAGGCAAAGCCCGAAGAATTGCGGGTTTATGTGGAAGAGGCGGCCGGTATATCCAAGTATAAAGAGCGTCGCCGCGACACCGAAAACCGGATGCGCCGTACTCACGAAAACCTTGAGCGATTAACCGATATTCGCGAAGAGTTGGACAGGCAATTATCCCGCCTGCAACGTCAGGCGCAAGCTGCAGAAAAATATACTGAATACAAAGAAGAAGAGCGGCAGGTAAAAGCCCGGCTGCAAGCGCGCAAATACCAGAATCTGCACGACAAGGCTGAAACAAAAAGCGGGCAGATACGCGAACTGGAGTTGAAGGTTGAAGCTCAGGTGACCGAGCAGGTGCGTGTCGATTCGTCAATCGAAAAGTTTCGCGAAGCATTTACTGAGAAAAGTGATGCTTTCAGCGAAATTCAGGGCCGATTTTACGCTATCGGCTCCGATATAACCCGTGTCGAACAAACCATCAAGCACGCCGAAGAGCGCGACAGGCAATTGCAGGTCGATATCGAGCAAAACAACCGCGACTGTCAGGAGGCAGAGGAACATCTGGCAGCCGATGCGGCGAAAGCGGAAGGTTGGGAAGCCGAGTTGCTGGAGATTCAGCCGGAGTTGGAAGATATTCAGCTCAACGAAGAAGAGTCGGCCAATATTCTGGCTGAGGCGGAAGAGGCCATGCAAGAGTGGCAGCTGGAGTGGGATCAGTTTAACCAGCATGCTGCTGCGCCGCGCCAGCAGGCGGAAGTCCAGCAATCGCGCATTAAATACCTGGAGCAGGTGCAAACGCGATTGCTAGAAAGGATAGAGCGGCTCGAAAAGGAGCGCGACAACCTCGACATTGGCGACTCGCGCGAAGAAATCGAGATGATGGATGAAGAGGTAGCGACACTTGAGCTGACCATTGAAGACAGTAAGCTCGAGTTGGAAACCGTCTCAGAAACCGTTACCACCGCGCGCGACGCCCAGCACAGTTTTACCGAGCAAAGGGATCAGCTGCGCTCGGAATTACAGGCGGCGCGTGGGCGCCACGCGTCCCTCGAGACCCTCCAGCAAGCAGCACTGACAGATAGTGACGGTGAAACCACGGCCTGGCTGGAAAGCCATGAACTCAGCGGCTTACAGCGTTTGGGCGAGAACCTGGAGGTGGAGCCCGGCTGGGAAATGGCTGTCGAAACGGTGTTGGGAGCGTCCCTGCAAGCCGTTTGTGCGCAACGTTCGCTGGATAGCCTCTCAGACGCGTTGGCACAATTTAATAAAGGCGAACTGGTGCTTCTCGATAGCGAAGCATCAGTGCCTGGCGGTACCGGTGATCTGGCTGGCAAGGTACGTTCAGCAGTCAATCTGAATGGCTTGCTGGCTGGCATTTATGTCGCTGACGATCTGGCCGCGGCACTGGCAAAACGTTCCCAACTTACTGCCGCTGAGTCGGTTGTTACGCGGGACGGGATCTGGCTGGGCAGCAATTGGTTAAAAGTCGCGAAGGATACCGATGGCGCCGCCGGTGTCATTGCCCGACAGCAGGAGCTGGAGTCTCTGGCAGAGCATATTGGCATTCTCGAGTCCCAGCTTGAAGAGGTGACCGAAGGCCTGGAACAAAGCCGGGAACAGCTGCGCAATGCGGAAGAAAAGCGGGAAACCTTGCGTAAGGATGTCGATCAGCAAAACCGGAAGTTCACTGAATTAAAAACGGCACTTGGCAGTAAGAAAGCCAAAGTTGAGCAGGTACTCGAGGGGCGTCAGCGTGCGCAGCGGGACATTCAGGATGCGCGCACCCAAATGGATGCTGAAGGTGCCAACCTGGTAGATGCACGCACGCTGTTGCAAGAAGCGATTCTCGCCATGGAAGAAGACACTGAAAAACGCGAAACCCTGATGCGTCGGCGCGATGATATTCGGGGGCGGTTGGACAGTGCGCGTCAGAAAGCTCGCCACGATAAGGACCGATCGCACGAGTTGGCGATGCGACATCAGTCATTGAAAACGCAAGTAGAGGCGACCCGTCAGGGTATCCAGCGGTTGCAGGACCAAATGGCCCGGATGCTCGAGCGCAGGGAAACTCTGCGGATGGCTCTGGAAGAGACGCGCGAGCCAGTCGAAGAGCAGAAGCTTGAGTTGGAAGCCTATCTCGAGAAGCGTATTGCGGTTGAGGCTGAGATGGGTGAATCCCGCCGTGCGGTAGAGCAAGTGGAAGCCGAGCTGAGAGAAGCTGAAAAAGCCCGGCACGCATTTGAGAGTCACATCGGTGAGTTGCGCACAAGTCTGGAATCTGCGCGTCTCGACGCGCAAACACTGCAAGTTCAGCAGCAGGGCTTGGTGCAGCAGCTCACTGAAATGGAATTTGATCTGGAGGCGTTGCTGGAGAACCTGCAGGAAGGGGACACCATCTCTGATCTGGAGGAGGCGCTGGGTAAAATAGGCAACCGTATCAGCCGCCTTGGCCCAATTAACCTGGCCGCCATTGACGAGTATAAAGCGGAATCGGAACGCAAAACCTACCTGGATGCTCAGAACGAAGACCTGCGGGAAGCGTTGGAAACGCTCGAAAACGCAATCAAGAAAATCGATCGCGAAACCCGAACCCGCTTCAAAGAGACATTCGATCAGATTAACAGCGGTTTACAGGAGCTGTTTCCCAAAGTATTTGGCGGTGGGCACGCTTACCTCGAACTCACCGGTGAAGATATGCTCGATACCGGTATCGCAATCATGGCGCGGCCGCCAGGTAAGAAAAACAGTACCATTCACTTGTTGTCTGGTGGTGAAAAAGCGCTCACAGCTATCGCGCTTGTGTTCTCCATATTCCGCCTAAATCCTGCGCCTTTTTGTATGTTGGACGAAGTGGATGCGCCACTCGATGACGCCAATGTGGGGCGCTATGCCCGCATGGTGGAAGAAATGTCGAGTCAGGTGCAGTTTATCTATATCACCCACAATAAAATTGCGATGGAAATGGCGCATCAGCTGATGGGGGTGACGATGCACGAACCGGGTGTATCACGCATGGTGACAGTGGATGTTGAGGAAGCGGCTGAACTGGCGGCGGTGTAA
- the ccmI gene encoding c-type cytochrome biogenesis protein CcmI, translating to MEIAFWQGFLALSALAAVFILWPTVFVRREKKKELLQDARADVNQDVFLEHVKDLEETHSRGEIGESELEELKVDLERTLVADNESITINSDKPIIASFRSRLPVLALVLAVPLLALGIYSMVGAKTDWEIYRLAMARVDSGSIEEANAIGEELIGELQDRLESRPDNSQNWYLLGAVAGELGDYDEAVRAYRRVLELEPNAPQVIAELAQALFMRAGNTITPEVSKNTQLALQLNPNMPTALGLAGVEAFQSGAYQEAIDHWSLAVKQLDPASAASKALTSGIARAQVALEKSGGKARKSGGAAVANPKITVSVSFDDNVVSPSPEDQVFIYARAWQGPKMPLAIKKLTVADLPIQIVLDKSAAMAPGMDLTSFPQVEIVARITGSGSAIPQSGDWQASEGPIIVAEQKNAVVLKISEQIP from the coding sequence GTGGAAATAGCATTTTGGCAGGGTTTTTTGGCGCTGAGCGCTTTGGCTGCCGTATTTATCTTGTGGCCGACCGTCTTTGTGCGTCGTGAAAAGAAAAAAGAGCTGTTGCAGGATGCGCGTGCTGATGTCAACCAAGATGTTTTTTTGGAGCATGTGAAAGATCTTGAGGAAACTCACTCCCGGGGCGAAATAGGTGAATCTGAGCTGGAAGAGCTGAAAGTCGATCTCGAGCGCACCCTGGTTGCAGATAACGAGTCAATTACTATCAATTCCGATAAGCCAATTATTGCAAGTTTTCGCAGCCGTTTGCCGGTGTTGGCGCTGGTTCTGGCTGTACCACTATTGGCGCTGGGTATCTACAGTATGGTTGGCGCGAAAACCGACTGGGAGATCTACCGTTTGGCGATGGCTCGTGTGGATAGTGGTTCAATCGAAGAAGCCAATGCTATAGGCGAGGAGCTTATCGGCGAGCTTCAGGATCGCCTGGAATCGCGCCCGGATAATAGTCAGAACTGGTATTTGCTCGGCGCAGTTGCTGGCGAACTGGGCGATTACGATGAAGCTGTGCGCGCCTACCGACGCGTGCTCGAGCTGGAGCCAAACGCACCGCAGGTTATCGCAGAGTTGGCTCAGGCACTGTTTATGCGCGCTGGCAATACCATTACGCCAGAAGTGAGCAAAAACACCCAGCTGGCACTGCAACTCAACCCGAATATGCCTACCGCTCTCGGGCTCGCCGGGGTGGAGGCTTTCCAGTCCGGGGCTTACCAGGAGGCGATCGATCACTGGTCGTTGGCGGTAAAGCAACTGGATCCAGCATCCGCCGCTTCAAAAGCGCTGACCTCCGGTATCGCCCGCGCCCAGGTTGCGCTGGAAAAGTCCGGGGGTAAAGCGCGCAAATCCGGTGGGGCCGCCGTCGCCAACCCGAAAATCACTGTGTCAGTTAGTTTCGACGACAATGTTGTGAGCCCCTCACCAGAGGACCAGGTTTTTATCTATGCGCGAGCCTGGCAAGGTCCGAAAATGCCACTGGCGATCAAAAAGCTGACGGTGGCTGATCTGCCTATACAAATTGTGTTGGACAAGTCTGCGGCCATGGCGCCGGGAATGGATCTCACCAGTTTTCCACAAGTGGAAATAGTGGCGCGCATCACCGGCTCTGGAAGTGCGATTCCCCAGTCCGGCGATTGGCAGGCCAGCGAAGGGCCTATAATTGTTGCTGAGCAGAAAAATGCCGTGGTGCTGAAAATTAGCGAGCAGATTCCCTGA
- a CDS encoding cytochrome c-type biogenesis protein, with protein MKNLFSLCIVVCLALSAKVLASIGAVEFDSEQELARYQGLVHELRCPKCQNQNLSDSNSEIAVDLRNQVARMVGEGQSNEQIKEYMVNRYGDFVLYRPPVQSNTLVLWWGPLAMAVVGLAVFLFTVFQRRKLAAAVEGAEQHAVEDYSEEDTTHRGYDPQ; from the coding sequence GTGAAAAATCTGTTTTCTCTGTGCATTGTTGTTTGTCTGGCGTTGAGCGCTAAAGTGCTGGCGTCCATTGGGGCTGTTGAATTTGACAGTGAGCAGGAGCTGGCCCGCTACCAAGGGTTGGTGCACGAGCTGCGGTGTCCGAAATGCCAGAATCAAAATCTCTCTGATTCAAACTCGGAAATTGCTGTGGACCTGCGTAACCAAGTTGCGCGCATGGTCGGCGAGGGACAATCTAATGAACAGATAAAGGAATATATGGTCAATCGCTACGGCGATTTTGTGCTGTATCGCCCGCCAGTGCAGAGCAATACGCTCGTGTTATGGTGGGGGCCTTTAGCAATGGCCGTGGTCGGTTTAGCTGTTTTTCTGTTCACAGTGTTTCAGCGGCGAAAGTTGGCTGCAGCAGTCGAGGGCGCAGAGCAGCACGCTGTTGAAGACTATTCTGAAGAAGATACGACGCACCGCGGGTATGATCCGCAATAA